gaaaaggtttagccttaggcataggaggctcatttctattggGTCCAGAATAGCAAATGccacacattccatttctgcttacgtcatagatcattgaagccatcaagcttctatctacgcttttagctaggaatctttgaaaggatttttcatatttgaattcatttttaatatcagaggtatcacaatcaacaacttcttctaacttaaggatctggtttttaagcacagagttagagtttgctaaagcatgattattttctttcaactcAGAAATAGTTTTATCATGTTCAGCAGAAGTCTTAAAAACAGCAGAAAAatcttttttcaactttttatgctcaactttttatgcttagtcaggacagagttatatttatccattatatcagacaaagcacatttgAGTTCAGAGGTTGaaaaagaagcgaatacctcattttcatagTCAGAGTctagatcttcctctgatgctgattcagagttagttgcttcttttgactctgcttccttgttcttgacaatagccataagtccttcaacaacttctccatcagagtcaacatcctctgactcgaattcatcaaaagtcaccatgagccctttcttagctttgaaatgcttctttggcttcctgtcctttttcaacttaggacaatcactcttgtagtgccctgattctttgcattcaaagcatgtgacttcctttgatgaagacttcttcagaccagaagaagattcattatttcctttattctttctagagcctctgtacttgctctacctgtgcttccagatgcggttgagctttctggagatcagagttagctcatcttcatcagaattctcagagttttcttcagattcttcttcttctgcttggagagctttagcctttttagatttggatttcaaggctatagacttcttcttctgatcctgatgttcagcacgcttcagttcatgacacttcagtatgcttatgagttcttccagactcatctgatcaacatctcttgtgagctctgtAAGACCCGGAATTCGATAGATTGTTTACTCATTTAATTTCCATTAAATTATAGTAACgtgtattattttaataattatttgtgATTGAATATTATCCGCGTCACTTAagaaatattttccttatagtTATTTAATGGtgtgtttatattttattatttttatattattttcctcAGTCGAATCTAATCGCGATTCGTGAAAATTattcaagtaataattaatttcaatatttcaattttatagagttttatttaaatacaagattaaaattataattatttttgtgtgtattatTCTATTTTAATCTTAGGATTTTCCAGTCtttaattatctctttctttATTGAAGAGATGACCTGCTCTATCAGGTCACCTTTCCTGATTACCTATGTTAGCCTATCATAAAGGAATATCCTTTATTCTTTTCTCACCTCAATCactaattcaaatttcaaatttcccCATCATCCTTTCTCCACAAGGACCCCACTTTTCCCTAATCAGCAttaatttttatctctctctttactcatccaatttattttttcctttcccCAATCTCTATCTCTCACGTGGGTCCCACTCCCACAATTAgatattattttcttttctttctctccctTCATTCACTCCCTCAACCGctcactctctctcaccctTCTCATTCAcgtttcttttctcttctcccacagcacctccttcttcttcagtttatTCCTCCTGCAACAATACCACCATCATAGAGCCTTTCCTGCActcaacaccaccaccacgtcccaaaaccgcgagcaccaccacctccatgcCTCCTTCACGCAACAACTACCACTGTCCCTGTTCTGTTTTTCTTCTCCATGAGGGTCACCAccaaaaccctagccgccaccttCAAAGcccgatctccggcgaaccatTAATTTTTTGGAGAAACTGACATCACCACTGAACTCTCCTCATCATCCGCAACAAAACCCCTCCATCGATTCGATGATCGGCCCCCGTGACTCCGGcgaccgccgccgccgccgtcttctccggcgagttcTATTCTGAGAAAGGAGGCCAATTTCTTGAAGCTTTCGACCTCGTCTTTCCAAATCCAAAGTCAGATCATTGTTTAGAGGTGATACTCTGTCAATTTCAATTTCcctttttcaaaaccctagcttTTGTCTTGTTCATATCCTAAGTTCCATTCTCTGAGTTATGTgcccttattattattattcagttTCAATGGCTACTGGAGGAAAGGGAGAGCACGACCAGACCAGAGGAAGAGAAGCTCAGTCCCATGACCATGAGACTTGAGGTAGAAGGAGAAAGACATGAACTTTGTGCTTAAAAGTTTTGTATCAATAGGGTCCCTTATGTGTCTGATGTGTGTGGTGTGAGTTAGTGTTTTGGTTGTCCAATTGCAAAGGGTATGAGAATTTCAATTGTATTAGTTCTTTAGTCCTTACTGTATTATACATGATAGATTTTATGAGGAGAGGAAAATAGGATTTTAGCTTATCCAGGTGTTAACTAATTAAGTTGGAAAATGGAAAATTTGGCATTTAacttttgaaagagaacttcttataaTTCGTTTTGTTTTGCTTAGACAGTTTTGGTATAGCACTTGAAAATACATGTCTTCATGTACCTTTGATGATTGTAtcaaaaatactttaaaatAAGAATAGTTCTTTGCAACTTTTACTTGTTCCAGGACTCCTTGTTACTGCCACGTTTTTAGGGGCTTAATGAGGGTTCAATTCTAAGTAGTTTGAGACTGATTTCTATCAtgaaaaggaactactatatatatattgagTTCTTTAAATCACAAtccttattttaatattaactcCACTTTAGTGTATGTATTTTGGAATTGTAATTTTGAAAACCGTATGTTAAAATGGATGTATGTTAATTGTCCATTCTTTTTAATCTTTTGAATTTCAACTCTgaaatgaaattaaagaaaCCCTTTTAGGCTATTTAACTATTATGTTGGATAGTAGCTTTCCAATCAATTATATTGGCGCTGTCCTTTGAATCTTAATAACTGAAAATGATTTTGAATTTTACTTAGGAGAAGTTTCATGTTGATTAAGGTTCTAATTTTGCTTTCACGTGAATATAGTAGGCATGTGACCAATTGATAAATCATTTTTGCAAAAGTGGCATTGGATTAGAAATGGAAGAATTCTTATGTATTGTACTCCAAATCATTTGTATTACCACTTCAAATTCTTTGATCCTAGGTGTAAACTTTTAGCAAATGCAATTCGTGAATCAGTAGATGATGCCATACATGATTAGAATATCAAAGGTAGTACTTAGTAGGACATAAGTTTACAACGCTTAATTTAAAATGGTAGTATTATTTCTTCATTAGTCTCAATTCTTAAGGTTCTCTTAAATATGCTATATGTACATTAATTTTTGGACTCTAAAACATACATCCCGATCTTTTGGAAAATTAATTCTAAAACTTGTTACCCTTGTGTGTTAGGGCACGACCGAGAGCTCTACAAGCTCTAGGAAGCCTTCGTTTGCTTTGAAAACTCGTATTTCTATGGGTTAAATGTTTAAGGATTTAAGTATGAGTTATAGATTCTTTGATTCACATGAAGTACATAACTATGCAACTGTTAGGGTATTGTTTTAATGAAGAGTTTAGTGTGCGTAGTATTGCGAAAATGCCTCAATGAGTATTCTAATAGAGACTGAGAACTCTAAGGAAAACGAGAGGAGTAAGTACTAGTTATGTAtacttttctattttaacaaaGATACAAGTATTTGGCTTTAAAGTTGATTTACTAAGTTAAAAGCTTTGAAacattattatttgtttttgttgtcattatgaCGACATGCCTTGATTTCTGAGTTTAATCCTAATGGGTTATAACCATTAAGGAGATTGAGTGTAACTTGTGTTTGCTTCGAGTCAACTGCCTGAAGTCGTAGCTTTAGACCTTGAGTTAGTAGGTTAACTCAATTAGTAATTACGTGAtgtgtacttatgaagggtacgaataacGGAAGCGCTTGGCAACGAAGCCAAAGGACAAAAGGAAGCGGGCTAACATGAGAAAGCAAAGATGTGATTGGATTGGAGTTGCAGCTTAGTAatgaaattggctaaggtaagggcaactctccTAGCTATTAGCTATATGCTTAGGTGTCGAAGAATCGGCAATTGTTAAATGATATTGATATGTGAGGCTTATGCTTCTATTGACtgctgaggcttcggccgtttactgagATTTCAGTCTTATTTCTTTTAATGGATAGACATTTGCTATTTCTTGAATTAGGTATGTGCATAAACATGAAGTTATGCCAAAACCTTATGATTATATCGATTGTAAATGCGGAGTGTTATAAGAATTAGCAAGTAGGACCCGACGGAAGGTCTGAGCTACTGCTGACGTGATGGATCGAGGCTTTCTCAGGAAAGAGAACTTGAGGATGATATTGATCTTTTGACTTGTTAGATTTTGAATCAAATGAATGCATAAGACTTGATTTGAGAataaattccataatgaattaacTCAAAATAGAACACTTTGAATAATAAAGATAACCCATTTTGAGGGAAACTTAGGATATGAAATGAGTTCGAAAATGGGAAGGGTCGAAGATTCGAGGTTCGAGGAAAGATAATGATTCGAGTTGTGAACATCATGAAGAGGAGCCGTTATGAGTAGAACCGCCATTAAGTGCAGGTGCTACTCCTTGTGTGAAGTGATTGGTCAAAGGACCGACGTTTaccttagggaaaaacgatagaGACATGAACCATAGCTAGACACGTATCCGAGGGATGACGAATCGTGGTTTGCTAGCTCTTGCATACCTGCATGACTTGATTAAGGGGCTtgtccttaatcctattaattatTCTTTGATTAAGAGGTTTGTCCTTAATCATAGTATTTATCCATCGATtagagaggatggaccttaatcctattaattacTCTTGATTAAGGGGTatgaccttaatcatattattcgttattggattaaagaggatggaccttaatcctattatttgcttatggattaaagaggatggaccttaatcctattatttgcttgtggattaaagtggctggaccttaatcctatttttgctatttgattaaagtggttggaccttaatcatattatttgtccttggattaaagtggctggaccttaatcctattatgtgttagttgattTAGAGGATTGACCTTAGTCATACTATTTGTTATTTGCTTAAGAGGTTAGACCTTAACTCCTATTACTTGGATCGATTAAGGGGCTAGTCCTTGATCCTGTTATCTGTTTGTTGATTAGAGAATATAGAGCTCATCGTGCTAGATGATTGACCGCTGAGTCGTGCGTTTCCATTAGTGAGACGTGATGCTGCCCTGACAAGGAAATGAAGATACATATCGATTGATGACTTGACGTTCAAAGGATAGAGATTGACTTATGTTGTGTCTAATTATTATTCACACGCTACTTAACTATGCTAAATCAAGTTAGGACTTATATTACATTACTCTAGGAAGTTGACCCTTTCTgccttgtttgctttgtttgtgtttgggcggtcggcaaactgccaggCCTTAACAGGTGTGTCTCCGAGGAGCTGTTGATTGCTGCAAGAAGGTGATTGGACTGATTGACGATGAGACTTCCTTGGAGTGAGTGAACCAACCGAAGACTTGTGGAAGTAATAGTTagatgtaaggctagagccttgggtagaGAAGCTTACCGTCATTGGTTGAAGCTCGTAGGGATAATTGTATTACTTACTTTGGTCTTGGGTAGGTTCTGATGCATTACTCTTCTGCGAATCTCCAGTTAGGGGATTGTAGGAAGTATATTGGACTTAGGGTGCTATCGCATTCTGAACTTTGTTGTCGGTTAAGACATTACTTCACTGTATATTTTATATGTCTTGAACATCCGTCGTCACTAACGGGTGCTTGCCTTGTCTAGGCCGGATGTAAGGGTTTGGGTAAGAGTACACATATCaggttttggaaatgttttggAAGGAaagcaaacgaaaaaaaaatatacccgcTTTTATTAAATTCTTGTTGTAaaataattccattttattTAATAAGTACTAATTGTGACTCCcgaaagtcggggtgttacaagctccaaggaagttatcagaggcatccagctttcaggaaggcctttaagaattctcatgacatgatcagcagttgtgtaactcttgttgagaggtctaattcaagcaatgagtaactgaaatatggagaacatgtcctcaatggactcactggattccatttggaaggattcatactctCTGATCAAGGCCAACGCCTTTGACTCCTttaccttcttgtttccttcatgggtcatcttcaaggaatcaaggatacccttagcatactcacgatctgtgatcttttgatattcttcataagagatagaactgagaagaatagttctagctttatgatgcagtgagtaaagcttcttctgctctgcagtcatctctgttctGAAGATCTTCTTGTCATCcccatcaactggacgctcatagccatccattATAATaacccagagatctgcatcaaagcccagaaaaaaatttcaatcctgtctttccagtactcaagtctttgcccatcaaacataggagactttgcactgtagacatctttttgcgcttcAATCGTGGCAGCCgttttagtttttcacaccggcccggatcactgaacactgttaggtgtggtaatcagaacttgcgctctgataccaattgaaggtatgaaaaacgatagaaaggggggggggggtttgaatagcgttttaaaactaaaactcgacccacttgagattcaattaaatctcttcaaccaccaaagataaaagtgctgagataaaagttaaagaaagcacacaaatgattttatcctggttcacttgataaatccctcaagctaatccagtccacccgttaaggtgatttcttccttcttataatgaaggcaatccactgatcagagtttgttacaactgcacttgctacctgcaaagtgactaacaatacactgacttagctatcactaagattcactctcttagcacgcgaaagctaatagtaaacacaattaatacaatgtgaagaaagaatgcttttAGAGAATATTTGATTTCGCGTGAGCTTCTACAAGGTTTCTTCTTCAAAAGAATCTTtcgtcttcagcctctttatatactccaaggaattaggtttggaagtttgcatggaatgttaccgttggagggcagatctgggttttccaggttctgctgtggctgaatcagttaggcaaggtcgtcaggaatggtacaattgcttttgtactttggatagcgacatgacctttatccttgttgacttctgatcagagtgatgcttcatattggaacttgtgaagcttgatgatcagagtcagaaggaagcttggatcctctgacctttgtaccttctgcttctggactcagaggagaagtacttggtcttcagagccagcttactcttggacttcagagtcttcactacttagcttctggacattcagagcttctggaccttcagagcttctgaaccttcagagcttctgatccttcagagcttctcatccttcagagcttctagtgagctgaatccatataagagctttatgatcttcagatcttctgaagcttgatctactgttcaaattgaacatagtacgtgcgaaagcgttgcagaggttactcttttagcaaagtgcttctgaattatgtgaaataagaccagagtcatggcctgtcattagaacactcagaaaacatcgttagagtaccataattgtccatacataatagttaacatgtaatcatcaaaacatagagttgtactactggatcaaaacttgatcttacatggaTGATAAAGAATGAGAGTGAGAAAGTAATTCATCATATTCAGCATCAAGGGATTCATATTGtacctcatcttcttcatcatctatcTGTACTGTCCACAGAGGCCATGAAAGAGAAGCGTCCTTTATCATTGGCCCCTTCTTCTTCGTCAGTAGTGTCTTTAGAGTCATTACATCCTGCTAGGTGCACCTCTTCTTCTTGCTAATGTTGCCATTTCTGAAAGGCTTCTCTTCACAAATAATGATGTAGAAAGGGTAAATTTGTGGTTTTAAAGGATACGAGTTCTTGAAAGTAAAAGAGCAATATCAATTAAGAAAAAGTTACTCTTTTACTAGTGTGTACAAAGTTTCATACTAAGGAACTTAAGTGTATTTCAGAGAAAAGATTTAACTAGTAGGTGCTCTGATGATGAACAACGAGGTTCTCAAGACTTTTTACTTGTTGTTCAGGTTCCGAAGAGATTGAAAGAATTGTTATTTCCTTCAGATCTTAAGTCTTTTTTAAATACTCCTCACTTTAGGTCATGAGACGTTGTATCGTCTACTGCTTGAGCGTCCAATTCTTCCATAGTACAAAAGGTCACTTGCTTTGCATTTAATGCTCTTGCCCGTTGTTGTACTTTGCTTTAGAGAAGACTTGCAAAAAAGTCATCCAAGTGTTAGGTGTGGTTCTCTACCGTGGATATTTTCTCTTTCAGTGAATGGTTAGAATTGGTAGAGAGTTGTTAGATGTGACTTTTTTTGACATCGTTCTTCTTTCACTTTATTCTTTGCTCAACTAGCCTTTTTGTAGCCACTTATAACTTAGgtctttcttctgcttcttcattGAATAATACTTGCTTCTCCAAGTGTGTGTAATGGTTCTTTCCTTGACTGGTCAAATTATCTCTAAAGGATACGTTTTTTCAGACCAGACTTATGTTCCTTGGACGATAGGGAATATAGACGTTGAGTTTCCTGAAAAATCAAGATTTAAGATCTTTAGAGAAATTTGTGCATTTCATGACAAAAGAAGTTAAGGACGTTGTTATAAGTCAAAACATGAAATTAGAGATTTATGAATCTAACGTTTGAAATTTTCAGTGGAACCTGAGTATATATGCTTTTTGAATCATTTGGTGTTGTTTTGAAATAATGGCTTAATTAGCCTTCGAATTTAACATGTTTGCAACAAATTTAGTGGGTTTTTTGTTACtggtgaccctcgagaaatcaaAGCGTTACACCTTATAATTCCTTATTTGTTCCATACATCTCTCGGTTCAAAAGAATTCCCCCAATAAAATCTTCTTATCCCTCAGCTGCTTGGTTCTCCTGACGCAATCCATTCAGCTACTCATTCGCCTGGTTCTTTTTGTGAGGTTTCAAGCATTTCTTGCttgttaggttttttttttcagaaaaccaAAATGGAATTATATAAAAAGAACACACTAAGGGCTAACCCAAACTATGAGCCAAGTACATAGTAGCTTACAATATTAAAAAGgaacaaaaagaaacaaaagcaagacaaaaagaaaaggaacaGACCTTGTGCGTTAAACACCAGTACAAGGAaactagaaaaaaaaaccagagaataagaaaaaagcagcaacaacaacactACACAATTCTATTGCCCATCTACAGTGGTTCGTACAGCTCCGAAGTTAGAAGATCTGTCAACATTTTTATTGGGCCAGTTGAGCAATGAACCACTTAATCCCTTTGGGCCGAGATTTGCATTAGCTGACACAAGCTTCTGAATTAGATAAGATATTACTTTGAGAGGAAGTTTACTTGGAGGTGAAGTTGATGATTAGTATAAATAAATgaggtttaggcttttgttagacactTGATCTTATCTCTACCTCTTTAATCCTTATTTTCATAGCTTTAATATGAGTTGTTAAACTccttagttagtcttaggatttttaatattcttgtgtctCCAAACCTGAGGTTCAGTTCTTAATAAATTCCGTTTTTCTATTCAAGTTGATATATGTTCTTTAACTCTTGTTTGTCTTGAATATTATTTTCGTTTTGAAGATTTACGAATTCAAAGTAATTGTGTTTAAATTAATATCCAAGTGATTTGAGTCAGCTAAATGATTCTTTAACTTATGATGAGACGATGAATTGATTGTGAAATTTTTCTCTAAGAACATAGATCTCTAACTCCGATCGGTTGTTAGCTTTGAGATTTATGTGACCATAGATAGTTCTTGTACTTTGAAGCGGCGATTGTCAAGCTTCTTAACTTGAAGTATTCATATTCTGAAGGATTGTTCAGTGGTGAATCAGGATTTCCATCTCATGATTGTGAGTTGGGATTCAACTCAAAGACATGTCAAAAAGTTGAATTAACCTTTTATAAACAAGTATGGTTTGTtggcacttgaatgttataatccgagaactaacgctttctcatattagAATGAAATCTTTTTTAATTTCTGTTtgcttacattgcaatcaaatCAACCACCCCCTCCCCCTTTTAATTGTTTTTGTTTACTCTCTTTTCAATCAATTGTTTATTAAGTCCTTGTAAGATCGATCCTAGTGTTCAGCACCAAAtgtattcaaaataaaatactttgacacgcatcACGATAATGCGTTCATCAATTATAATAAATGCTATTGTGTTACTAAATAAATGAAAGTATTGTCTAGTCATCAAACACAGTTAGTTATtggataaaaaaattcacaattgGACTAAATTTGtttaattagaaaaaattaTAGGATTAAAATTAAACGAAAAAAACTAGGGAGATCAAAATCACCCGAACAGTACAAGGTAGATCagaagtgcaattaagcctttattcTTTAAATCAAAACTCAGATTACATATTGTACTCCATAAACTAATTCTATGTATCAAGGAAGGATGGGTTGAACCATCAATGATCGAATGAGACTCTGAATTTCAGGATCATGAATAGTATAGCCATCTCCTCGCTGGTACGACCATATTGCTACATTTACAAAGGTCCTAACAGTATTTTTAAAACCTTGGGAGAAAGAAGAATTATGAGTCGCTTCATTAAACTTCTTCCATGTTTTATGTATCACCGATGTTAAATGCTCACGAGCTTCTGCTTCAGGAGCTCCACTTTGGTTCATGTAGCATTGAAGTGACTTAGCAACATCACCCGTCGCATCTTCACGCTGAAAATTAAAGTGGTAAAAAAATTAGAGAGAAGATAATATTGATTGTGCAAAGAATGAGAATGGGAATGGTAATATACTTTATATGTTCCAATATCATTAACCATGCGGAAAATCTTGCCCGCAAAACAAATTATGTCTGGGTACTCTTCCAAATTTTTGATCTCCTCCTCTTTGAATGAATTTGGAATTAAGAAGTAAGAATGAGTGAGTAAAAGAGGCACACTTGAGGAAGTCACTCCATTTTGTATGTACTCTTCAAAGCTTGGCGTATATCCACTATGGTACCACTTCGCTTCATTTAAAAATGCTTTACATAGATTTGCCCACTGACCAAACAAGTTAACAATTAACATtcttaataaactaaaaacaaaTTTTTAGGTGTGCAACTTCAAACCGAAAATTGATAACTAAGAGGGATTGGATAAAAAAATTCTTACCGCTTTCATTAGGTATGAAGTGATATTAATATTGTACCCGTTCTTCTCTGGATATTCGGAAGCCATTTCATTGACTAAGTTATAGAGTGCTTGAAAGCATGTTTTCATGTAGTCTGGGAGACTATCCACAGAACTTAGATCACACCTATATTCACAAAATAAATATTAGTCGTAATTATTGATGGTGTAAAATCTACAAATGATATATATGGACCATTAGTGAGGAGTGACTATGCTAACCTGTCAATTACTTCTGTGAAACGCTCTAGTTC
This portion of the Lotus japonicus ecotype B-129 chromosome 3, LjGifu_v1.2 genome encodes:
- the LOC130744162 gene encoding terpene synthase 10-like translates to MFLFHKFIIPISHSMILILRFYIISKSNQNYFFFTYTKSHNSFPFVNYLRWWNQGGLGEKLSFFRERVVDNYIWSLGANSRPDLDFFRKHMTRIISFITLIDDVYDVYGTLEELERFTEVIDRCDLSSVDSLPDYMKTCFQALYNLVNEMASEYPEKNGYNINITSYLMKAWANLCKAFLNEAKWYHSGYTPSFEEYIQNGVTSSSVPLLLTHSYFLIPNSFKEEEIKNLEEYPDIICFAGKIFRMVNDIGTYKREDATGDVAKSLQCYMNQSGAPEAEAREHLTSVIHKTWKKFNEATHNSSFSQGFKNTVRTFVNVAIWSYQRGDGYTIHDPEIQSLIRSLMVQPILP